From Camelina sativa cultivar DH55 chromosome 7, Cs, whole genome shotgun sequence, one genomic window encodes:
- the LOC104701311 gene encoding LOB domain-containing protein 40-like isoform X2: MRMSCNGCRVLRKGCSDNCSIRPCLQWIKSAESQANATVFLAKFYGRAGLMNLLSTGPDHLRPGIFRSLLYEACGRIVNPIYGSVGLLWSGNWHLCQAAVEAVMRGSPVTPIACDAAVTSQDPPFNNKKLCDIRHVSSKEENVKRRSRGACKGERNVRSQSHESSLSHENVRSQSHESSLSHESPVSSEGTTTEEPKSWIGLELTLGLEPLARGSHVVVPMKKRKLERCGTSEDEDTCKIELGLVCSE, translated from the exons ATGCGTATGAGCTGTAACGGATGTCGAGTTCTTCGAAAAGGCTGCAGTGACAACTGTAGCATAAGGCCTTGTCTTCAATGGATCAAATCCGCTGAATCTCAAGCCAACGCCACCGTCTTCCTAGCCAAATTCTACGGCCGTGCCGGCCTCATGAACCTCCTCAGTACCGGTCCTGACCACCTCCGTCCTG GAATATTTAGGTCATTGTTGTACGAAGCATGCGGGAGGATTGTGAATCCGATATATGGATCAGTCGGGTTATTGTGGTCTGGAAATTGGCATCTTTGTCAAGCGGCGGTAGAGGCAGTGATGAGAGGCTCTCCGGTGACTCCGATCGCTTGTGACGCGGCGGTTACGAGTCAGGATCCTCcttttaacaacaaaaagctTTGTGACATAAGACACGTGTCAAGCAAGGAGGAGAACGTGAAGAGACGGAGCCGTGGTGCATGCAAGGGAGAGAGAAACGTGAGGTCACAGAGTCACGAGTCATCGCTTAGTCACGA AAACGTGAGGTCACAGAGTCACGAGTCATCGCTTAGTCACGAGTCGCCAGTGTCTTCGGAAGGGACGACGACGGAGGAACCAAAGAGTTGGATCGGGCTTGAGCTGACTTTGGGGTTAGAGCCTTTGGCACGTGGGAGTCACGTGGTGGTGCcgatgaagaaaagaaagttgGAGAGGTGTGGCACGTCTGAGGATGAGGACACGTGTAAGATTGAGCTCGGACTCGTGTGTAGTGAGTGA
- the LOC104701311 gene encoding LOB domain-containing protein 40-like isoform X1 has translation MRMSCNGCRVLRKGCSDNCSIRPCLQWIKSAESQANATVFLAKFYGRAGLMNLLSTGPDHLRPGIFRSLLYEACGRIVNPIYGSVGLLWSGNWHLCQAAVEAVMRGSPVTPIACDAAVTSQDPPFNNKKLCDIRHVSSKEENVKRRSRGACKGERNVRSQSHESSLSHESPVSSEGTTTEEPKSWIGLELTLGLEPLARGSHVVVPMKKRKLERCGTSEDEDTCKIELGLVCSE, from the exons ATGCGTATGAGCTGTAACGGATGTCGAGTTCTTCGAAAAGGCTGCAGTGACAACTGTAGCATAAGGCCTTGTCTTCAATGGATCAAATCCGCTGAATCTCAAGCCAACGCCACCGTCTTCCTAGCCAAATTCTACGGCCGTGCCGGCCTCATGAACCTCCTCAGTACCGGTCCTGACCACCTCCGTCCTG GAATATTTAGGTCATTGTTGTACGAAGCATGCGGGAGGATTGTGAATCCGATATATGGATCAGTCGGGTTATTGTGGTCTGGAAATTGGCATCTTTGTCAAGCGGCGGTAGAGGCAGTGATGAGAGGCTCTCCGGTGACTCCGATCGCTTGTGACGCGGCGGTTACGAGTCAGGATCCTCcttttaacaacaaaaagctTTGTGACATAAGACACGTGTCAAGCAAGGAGGAGAACGTGAAGAGACGGAGCCGTGGTGCATGCAAGGGAGAGAGAAACGTGAGGTCACAGAGTCACGAGTCATCGCTTAGTCACGAGTCGCCAGTGTCTTCGGAAGGGACGACGACG GAGGAACCAAAGAGTTGGATCGGGCTTGAGCTGACTTTGGGGTTAGAGCCTTTGGCACGTGGGAGTCACGTGGTGGTGCcgatgaagaaaagaaagttgGAGAGGTGTGGCACGTCTGAGGATGAGGACACGTGTAAGATTGAGCTCGGACTCGTGTGTAGTGAGTGA